Within the Accipiter gentilis chromosome 12, bAccGen1.1, whole genome shotgun sequence genome, the region AATTGTAGCATTAATATAGATAAAGAGCTTCTTTTTGCTTGCACATTATATACGTTTTCGGCACAATTACAGCTTGCTGGCTTTTTGCATCCTCAGGAGAAAAGCAAGCAGTAGTGAAATGAGGACATGTACAGCTTGCTTTGGGTGACTTTGGGTAAGCTTGCCTTGTATACATCTCTAAACCTAAAGCAAATCATTTCGAGGTTCCAGGCTCACTTATAACTGCTGGACATCTCTAGGCAGCTCTGCAAAATACAACACATGCAAACCTGCATACTTCAGGCCTTGGTGTTGAAACAGCCTCTTCCTCCCCTTGGCCCCAGAGGGGATCAGCCAAGCTCTGTCATTGTGTACATAAAAGTGATAGCGCATTTGTCACCATAGGACATTTCACCTTAGGATTGTTACTACTGCAACATCAGTAATTTCAATGATACTGACTAGAAGCGAGTatctcttttattattttttacattattgGTACATATGCTTAACTGGGGAACAATGGAGAACTCGAGCTGAGAAAGCTGTCTTAATCCACTGTCCTGGGTACAAAATAATTGATTTACTGGCTTTGCTTTAGTTAAATCTTCCCATAAATGATGTTCTGAGTCACAGATATTAAATCTTACTATGGCTACTTTTAAGCTTTGTATAAATCATGTATGTTTGAATGTTTTGATAAATTCTTTCGATAAAATGCAACAATGAAACATAAATGATTTTATAGTAAATGAGTTTGAGTATATCTTACTTTTCCAGCAATATTTACTAAAAAAGCTTACTTGTGATGCAAATCAATGCACAGAGCtaggaaaaaggaaacagtagtctcaggaaaaaaaaaatccttaatattCGATGCGGAAGTTAATTATTCTATGAGCTACTGCTGTGCTATAGTAAACGGTACTAAAAAGACAGCCCTTGTTCTATAAAACATCCCTGTCATTTTAGCAGCAGGCAGAATACCTCCATTTTACTAATGAGATTTGACAAATATCTTGAAGAACTTTGCTTCAGCAGCTTCTTCATAgggttttggggaagaaaaaaaaaaaaacacaaaaataaaaataaaacaaaacaaaacccaaaccatcaaGTGATCAAATAATTTTTGTAGGTATTTATTGCAACTTTCAAAACTATATAGTGGTCAAAAATACCCAGTTTCTGTAGAGTAACTAAATGTTTGTATCAGCTTTTAAAGGGCAATTCTAATATATACAAAATTGAAGTCAGTCCTTGTCATTGATTTCCTGGATTGGAAGCCTCAAGTGCAGAGGTTGGCGCAGACGCCTCAGGGATTCTTCTGCCTGCCAGTGCAAGAAAGAGTGAGAGTTAATCCTTCTGCAGCCCTCcgttttctcctcctctttcacaCATCCAGTATCTTTCCATTCTCAGAAGGCATTGGTCTTGCGCAAGAAACCAAACTGATCAAATGGAGGATGCTGAACATTTACAGGCCTCTCGGGTTGTTCAGCCAGTCTCCAGAGAGAAGCATGTGCCCTGGCCGTCCATACACTCACTCCCACCCTGAAGTATTTTCCTGAAATTAGTTACAAAATTTATACTCACAGGCTACTGAAAAGGCATCAAACTCTAGCCTTATGTCCAATGTGGTTCATTAAATGATACCCTGAACCACAGGTCTTGAACTAAAATTAGGGGTAgtttcaattttcttttacaaGACGTTGAACACAGGGctagtgggatgggatgggggagtAAGAATTCAGGAGTGAGAGATCTGCTACACTTTTTCATGAAGACCACAAAGTTTCTAGTAGGTTGCACACACCACCTTTTCCATCCAGTTGCCCATATTCTGTAAATCTAAGCCTTTTACCTAAGGAATAGGATTAAGATGTCAAATGCTGAATTCTGCAAGACAGTCTCCTTCCAAGGAAGGGAGGAGATTGTGTTACCACAGCAGTGCAGCAAACATACTGTCTCCAAAAGCAATGCAGCTATTCTACTAAAATGGCCAAAAATGCAACATATTAGAGTACACAAAAAATGGATGTGTAGGGCTGATAAACTGACTTACTTGTTTTAAATTCAATTCATGAAGGTCTCCCTTTCTGATGACTTACTGAAGTAGTTTATACATCAATGGCAAACATTGTACGGCCATTTGAACAGCTGAAACTGGCTGATAAGCAATATGCTGTTTTGAATGTAAGTAGCAAACCTTGAGGTCAATTTTCTGTTAACTGGGAGTTTACTGAAAAAATCTTAAGCCAGAGGCTACTTCATTATTTAAGGACTGTATTTAAATACCTCTGCTAGGTCTTCTTTGAGCTTGTTATACCGTTCCACATTAAAATGATGGGTTTTGGATTTCCGATAGAAGTAGTGGAGGAACTGCCTGTCTTTAGCATCAGGATAAATGTAGTCCTGGTGAAGAAAGCAGGGCACGTATTTGGGGTTAGCAAGAAAACTGGATAGAGGTCAGAAGGTTATCTGTAAAAGTGAGTTTTCAATAGAAATTCAGCCTGTTTCAGGAATATTTAACTAGTGCAACACACACAGTATGTTCTGTTAAGAGGCTACATATGAAGTTATGCCCTTACAGGTCATAAGGGCCTTTTAGACACATGGTAGGAATAATTTCTATCACATCTAAAGGAATTTTCAATTATAATAAAGACATAGTGTGATCTTCATGACTGGAGCCACCTGGGTCAATGGACAGTACTTCCAAGGAGTCGGAGAAAGTTCGGCTACTATTTCTCAAAGACTTACTTGAAAGTCTCAAGCCATGGCTCCAGCAGCTGTTCAAAAAAGCTAAGTAGTAATCTCTTTATCTACTCATATACAAAAACTAGGAATGCCTTAGCCCTTCTTAAAAATCAGTGAGAAGGAGTAAAACTTGTATTCCGAGCAAGCTCTTCATAAAAAACAGATGTGTCTTCCCTTTTCACTAAAGGAACCTGACATCTCATGAGGTCTATAGATCTGTTGGTATTATAGAAGGAAGCGCTGGTTACTCTTCCACATACCTCCATAACAAAAAGAGTTTTGCATCACAGAAAGTTCAACGTCAAGAAGTCCACTTTGGGAGTAAAGTACAGAGctaaagcaggaaaaagaaacgTTTCTTGACGTGTTACCGGATTTCGGGACAAGTCGGTATTGTGGAGCTCAGttaagattttgttgttgttgctgttgctcaGCAAACTTCTTCTAAACAATGCCTGTTTTCTGCTCCGTTTCAGCTGTCCTAGATTTACCTCCATTCATTCAAAGTCATGGAAAAACAGTCAGATGATGAAGAACAAAGCAATAACATTTTTCCAGGCACTAAATTAGGTGTATTTCAATAATGCAACTGCCAGAATTCCAAACGGTTTCGTACCCTGCACTGTTTATACATAAACTCCAGCCGATAAAAGCTACTGTTCAGTGATTTTTCAGAGTCGGTATTCCTCCTTTACAATACTCCAGACGAGGACTTACCTGTTTAGTAAGAACAAAGTAGGCGTAGAAAGCCATGGCACTCCCGTAAGTGATGAAGTATGTGACTGGCTCCATGATGTCCCACGAGTAGACCCACCACGTGAGCCACGCCAACGCTCCCCCTTGTGTTGACATCAGAGCTAAGCCAACCCATAGAAGCCTGGAGGTCTTTGCATCTGCACTGTCCGTGATTCTGGCTTTCatctaaggaaaagaaataaggaaaccTGTTCAAGCAAACATGAGTGCTCCTCTGATGAGCAGCTCCTCAACTATGTTTTCTCCTGCTGAGCTAGATCCTTTTTCAGGATCTTTTACCGACTTCTCTTAATGACTTACCctgctgagaaagaaaaggtCTGAAATCCAAGGGCAACCAGATCTCCTAGCTGTTGTGCACCAAGAAATCCTGCTCTTAATCTCCCCTTCCCACTACTAGGGATTTATGTCTACTGGATTTCCATTTACCATTCAAGGCAGTTCTGGTTACCGTGGAGGCTGGTCCTCACAAAGCAGGTCTGAAGCCAAAGAAAAGTTTGTCCGCTTCGTCAGGCTCTTTCTGGTTTCCTCCCCTCGTGCTGGGATAGCCTAGCCTGCTCTAGATCAACATTCATACCTTCCCTTCTTGGATTCTGGCAACAATTAATCCAAACAATTTGCCTTGCTGATATAGAAAACCCTAGCCTAAGCCACAGATAATTTCTACCTCACTACTGTTATTTCTGTAATGTGTATTCAGAACTCATACAGCAACAGGTGACTAAGTGGACTTTCAATTCCAATAGTAGCCATGCTTAGGCTTGTTCATGACAGCTTTCTCCAGGTGTTGTGGTTTCTACCCGGGGAATGTGcataacaggaggaaaaagaactgaattgaaaataatctgaattatATTTGAATTGACCCTCATTTACATAATAAACAAACCCTAGCCATTCACGCTGATTTTATTCTATGACAGGACTTACTCTTGATGAAAGGAAATggatttgagtttaaaaaaaaagtaaccccACTTTCTAACCTGTTCAAGAGGCAGCAGCTCTTCTTTCAGATGGTCCAGTTTCTGTAgcaattctttctctttcctgatCTGGTGATCTTCTAAATGTAGAGCCACAAACAATCTGTGAACCAAGGATTTGATATCTTCCATTTCAGTAGCATGCTCACTACTCAGCTTATCTGAAACGAAAATGTTTGTCACATAAAACATTTCAAGAACCCACCCTTCTTCATTCTCTCCCCACCTCCAACCCCCAAAAGCAAGACCATCCAatgataaaaaaaccaaagagaaattcCTTTCTCCAGACATGTTGCAGTTTTCTGAGACTTCCCACGCATTTCATTAGATGAAGTGAGATAATCAGAGTTATTAAGCATTGCTCTTACCTTTTACAGGAGGTGACACACTGTATGCTGTGTTGTTGATAACAAGTTTAAAGTCATTCATCAACAAGACTTCCATCGAGGTTGCATCAGAGACCTTGCTACCATCTGCAGAAGAAAGATTTAAGTTCTACATCATTTGTCATAAGGAATCTTAAACATTAGCTGACACCCCTTTGGAAAAGTGCTAGAGTTCTTTATTAATAATGCTTGGAAGGGAACTGTACTTTTAGTAAATCTGGTAACTGACACTAAACAGTAAGGAGGAACACATCAACATAGAGTGTGTGCCTGAATGCTTTCTCTAGCAGTGTCACTCAGACTTGTCACTACTATTGTCCCACAAATGGAGTttgtttacccagtgtgcaagccaataacacacagagtcgaggtattttcaaactaatttcattgatgcgcatgaatgggtgcctgtctcaagacagcacacccttgtctcaaaaaacCTCATcattatacacttaactaatacatattaattgttattttccttaatgattggttcttcttcacccctcatgtaaattagtgcgcagactctgtcttcttccttcattgtcttcttttgagtaggttacggtatcatttgagtaggtggtcagtGAGTCGGTGGTTGCGATCTCCGCCTGTAGgcattaccttttacctacttcttccctaatcttggcagttccaagcagttcttcaaggtttattgaccagaccacaatcattaccttttctgacataaacatccTACTTATTTACAAAGCTCTGTTGTGTAGTAGTTAGTCCCTAAACCCTAAGTAATGTCTAGTTactgtttccttattttaaatattaactgatgggggctgtacacaggactgtAGCAGCTCCCttgttatttcaatcatattatacatattaattgataacactaCGAGCAGACTTGGATTTTCTTATGATTATGACTAGAATCAACCCATTGGGAAGGGGAGGGCAGAAGATAAAGAAGTCTTGCATAAACCAGCAACAAATCGCAACATAAAGATCTGCAATTTTGTTTCTCCATCCACACAAGTTTGCATCTTCACTAGGACAAAGGGTTTTGCGAAATTAAAAGACCTTCAAAGACCTCATCTTCAGGTATAGATTTATGCCTTTCCTTAAACAGGCTCTTCTAGTCAAAAGGAGCAATTCTTGTCAGTTGTGGCATTCAGATTTTTATTAATGGTACTTGAAATCACTCTGTTTCACTACCAGTTGTGACTGGGAGTTAAGAAGTAGATAGCTAGACTGTCCAGTACAAGGCAGACCAGGAGCCACAGAGGCATTAGTCTGAAAAGCTCTGGAGAACCCTTTTTTACTTTTCGTTTTTATGCAAAAATTTACATGAATGCTACCCCATCAGCAACACAGAAAgcaggctgagaaaaaaaaaaaatcatatctatTTTCAATGACTTAAAGTCAGAGACAAGGGGGAAACGATGACATTCAATCAGGAAAGCTGGTTGTTGAAGATTTTATCCTGCTTTTATATTTGTTCCTTCTTTTCATTCCCTCTCTaccctttttctttgccaaagGCCCTTTCACCCAAAAGGCAGTATTTGTGTCTGCCTAAGGCTTAGAAGAGATTTGCCACTGGTAGGCAGATCACAACTTCAGTATATAAAAAGGCTCTCATCCAACAGCATGGACATACTGCAGCTCTTCCCAGGGCATTCTCAACACAACGGATCTTGCAAGATTAGTACTCAGgcaacatttctgctttcttggtAACAGGAAAAATAGCGGCATCCAAATGAGAAATGGATCCCTTCCTATTTTACATTTGATACACAAGGGCAGATGTAATCTAAAACCTCTGCTGAAATGTGAAAGATCTGGTTTGTCCCATCTCTGCTTCTTGTTTCCCCTGTTTAAAGGGGCCTGAAGTTTGCAAATAAACTCTTTTCTTTAGTAGATTACTACTCTTCCTGCCTGCCGGCTTTCATATCTCCTCCTCATTGCACCATCCACCGCAGCTAGGAGACAAAGGAACACATCACATCCCGCAGGGAGCTGAACACACCAAAAAGGAGCTCCTGGAGTCGTTAGCAGTAACACGTAACAGTGGATCCACCGGAGTACTCACTGGGTGAAGTCCTGCAGATCCCAGAGCCATCCAGTAAAACCAGCCCCTGCAGAGGGTTCAGATGGCCCAAGAACCCCCACAGCCAAACATCATTGCTGCTGGACACATCGCTGTGGCGGGGGGGGTTCAAAAGCCACAGAGCGGCTGCTCCACGACACCTGTTTGACCTGGCCACCTTCATCTCCTATACATAAAAAGGGCATCTTCCCCTGCCCCTGCCAAGGGGTGGGCAGCggcagaaaacagcagctttaCTCCCGAAACGAGAAATGATGAGGCTACAAAATACGAAGATTTTTGTATGTAAATATTTGTCACAGCGCTACTGCCCCAGCTCCTTCATCTGTCCCCATGTGCCCACGACAGAAAGGCACCATAGACAACCACCCTACACCTGCAATTATTTATTCACTGGAACACTGTCCTCAGGCCCCATCTGCTGAGGCCAAGGCTACTGAACTCTGCAAGCTAATGCACCAGCTGGCTCCCTGACCCACTCTGGGTAGCAAAGCAAACCTGGAAGGCTACCACTTTCAattcaaaatctgaaattttaatGTGCCCAtccactcttttcttttttttaatagtgtaatAGAACATCAAAGCTCATTTGCATGTAAATTATTAAGGTGACATTTATAAAGTGAAATCTaagcaaaaaatgctttttcaaaagaattGCCAGACAGGCTCTTTGTTCTGGATGTGATACAACACTGATTTATTAACCTGTCCAACCTTTAattaactgaaaagcagaaaagtgtggaggggaggggaggtggtttattttagaaaattCCCCACAGGCTTTCAGCAAAAGGCTACTTTTCTTCCTATACCTAAGCACAAGTGTTCAAATGTGGACAAAGAGCCATTTTTTGTCTACAGAAGTTTGGCAGGACTAAATCGAatccacagaaaatgaaagtgagCTATCACACACAGCACTAATACTTTCAATTAAGGTTTGGTTTCATTTAATGGCTAAATGACACAGAAGAAGTGTCTGCACTAAATCAAGgcttcataatttttctttagtaATAAATGTTTAAATTGAACTCTCGGTACTTGACCAATAGTATCTCTTTACACTATCAGTTTCCTAATGAATTAAATATCTTAAGCTCTTCTCTAACATTACAATCACCTGGCACTTGGAAAATACAGAGCAGAGAACTGTTTAACAGTCACTGTTTTAATCAAAGCCAACAAGGTTTCTATCCCAAAGTCGGGGTAGGGAGGGGGAGGTTTAAACAGATGAGACTAGGTGAAAATGGCCCAAATTCCTTTCCGCTTTGGAACCTGCTGCCTGTCCATACCAGAAATGCCAGACTTGCAGACTTCTTACAGAAATTATCTTATACGTCACAAGTGACCGATGTTTGCACTGAAGCAGAATGAGTAGTTGGTTTTTGCTGACATACCACAAAAGAATTCGATTCAGCGGTGAATCACAAATACTAAATACTTCTGTCATGCATGTCTCTGCAGATAGCAACACTCAGGTTAACCGTTTGCCAGTGCATGTTGTTGGCTGGCCCTGCCTCACCCCAGTAAGAAATCCTTTTTAGCGAAAACTTCCATGTTAAGGAGAAGGCCAGCTGCTGACAATGACCGTTTGTTACAGTGGCTTCTCAAGATAGAAGTGTCTCTTACGGAATTATCTTTCTTCAAGAGAATTTTCTACCTTGGCTGCCTAGCAGacacaccattaaaaaaaaaagaaaccaatgcCAAAGTTCCTGTGTACAGGAAGCTCATGCACACAATGGGATGCATGCAGATCCCATCTCCATTGCTCTAGAGGATATAAATATATTGCTCAACAGGGTATTTTCCTGTTTTACTAAATGTGCTCTCAAAGGCAACTAAAGCAGCTTCTCCTTGATCTGTGGCTTCCTGATCTAGGAGCATCCATCTATTTTCAGTTCCTTTAAAAGTTCCTGCAGCCCTCTGCAATCTCAACCAGGAAGAAAGGGAACATTATGAATGCACCCAGCTATGAAACTTCAGACCAACTTCCCTTGACCCCATCCCTTCTGTTTATGTGTTACCTGatggaaaataaatctttctataGGGATGCAGCtatcctttttttccactttctttctttctagggggggtgagaggagaagggaagaaatagATGCTTTTAGTTAGACAAATTCTGTTCACAATAAAGCTACATCTCAGTTCTACTTTCGAGATTGCGTCCTTCTCTAGGACCAGGACAGGAGATGTAAGACTTTTCAGAATTGCTGTGGAAAAACTACAAAGCACTGCCAAAATACAAACCAAGTtgtcttgggaataaaatggaaaaccagTTTAACTAACTGGATATTAGCTTTTATGAACAGTCAGACAAAAGAGacaaaacacatgaaaacagCAAGCATTACCCGAAGACGTGGGACAATGGGATAGACAGTATGCTACAAGGAGGAAAGACCACATCAGTGCTAATGTATCAGTATAGCTTTTTCCTTTCAACCCAAGGGCCCTAAAGTACTGTACTCCAGCTGACGAAGGAAACCTCCCCAAATCACAAAAAGCCGCCCTTTATCATTGCACACATTATCTGGTTGCTTAGCTCTTAATAAGTTTTCCATGGGAGTTCAAGTTTGTAGTAAGGCAAATGGATTCTTCCAGCTCTGGGTAACACTGAACAACTGGCAGACATCACTTAAAAGCCCGGCTCGTTGTTTTCCAGAATGATCATGgaggacaaggaaagaaaaagatatcaaGGAAACCAGAAGACAGGCACTTATTTAAAGACAGCATTACAAAGAGAAGCTACCCAAAAAAGATAAGAGTACACTACTGGGATATAAAGAAGGTTGCAGTAATATGTCCaattctgcatatttttaatCAGCCTTTCCAAGAGGACTCGGGTATTAAATCTGAAACACCAATAAACCCCAGAAGCATTCAAGAGCTACCCCAACAGCAACAATGCTAAACCTGATGGAGGACTGAACTTGTGCTTCAGGAGAGAAGTACAGTCCATCTGAAAAGGAATGTATTCATCTTGAAGAACGACAGAAATGTAAGATACCTGTTGCAAAGACTTCCGCTCTCTCAATTCCTTTATCTTCTCTCTGCACATCCTGCAGGAATGTCCCTACGGTGGTCACCATTGGCTTAACTGTGAACCGACAGCGTTCACTTCTTGTGGGCAGCGTAAGAGTTATCACAGGAAGACCATGTCTGTAATTAATAGTTACTTCTGGGGGGAGGTGAAAGAAAACTAAGTGAAAAAGTCATATTGTAAGTTgtagtttaatttaaaagctggttttaaaACACAGGATGAATAAAGAAAATCACATAAAACATTCTAGATTTCTTTAATGAATATAGTACTTCTATTTCTGAgatatagagagagatatatatatatatgaaaaccaTGCACCTAACGTCATCTCACCCTACTcccacaaaagaaattaaaagaaaagcttgttGACATtgctgggaagggggaaaacCTGCTGGGAAAGCTTACCGTCAGATGGCACCAGCGTGCTGTACGGTGCTCCTTCCCGGCCCCTCCAAGCTCCGGCGTGCCTCCACAGCCGCACCTGCAGCACGGACACAGGGAGCTTGCTTTAGAAAGGTTAGGATGCAGGATTTATCTGGTCAAAGGCAGTACCCAGCCTGTCACGGTGATCTGCTTCTGTGTGATCTGACAATAGAGGTGTCCGTCTGAAGAAAAACCCCTCGCCCAGCACCTTCTACGTAAAGGAAAGAACCATCCTTATAGAAAGCACAAACATTGCCAAAGGTATTAAGGTATTGGCCATAGTTAAACTTTTTGTCTAATGTGGTTTAAATAACTcaaggaaaaaggggaaggaaaggaaggaaaaaaattgcagtgtttCTGAAATGCTTGACGCAGCTCTTGCACTAAGCCctctcctccacccccaaaaaCCAGCTGCTTGAAAAATCTCTACATCGTGGTACCTGAGGGCAGAAGTGTTCTGCAGCAGCTTAGAGTCTGCAGTGTAACTTAAGACAGTGGGCATGGTTTCAGTGAAGTCTTTCACTGCTGAATCATAAACAGAATGGCACTCTAACTAATGTCAAAATGTAAGTGACTGAGGTCACTCCTCTTTGCTTCATAATTATATACCACATACAAAAAGTTACCTGTTGACATTCATGGTATTAAAAGACAATAACAACAATGCAGCTTGCCAAAgtagggaagatttttttctttttttaaatgtgaatggcTGTTTCAACTCCAGCCGAGATGCTGCTGCAACTACCAGCACCACCAGTCTCTGGTAGCACATCGAAGGAGGCACACCGAGATGCAGTAAGTACCCCTACACCCTGGGACAGGGATGACAGCAGGTTTTTGAGTCTGCATGGTTGCACTCCCAAGCCTGTCCCTTCAAGAGATACTGGGGAGAACCATCACAACACTTCAACACAGCCATGTCAAAACAGAGAAGGCAAACCGCTCTGATTAGACCCGTGTACTTAAAGCAGTCCAGCCGTGCCGTGGAAGATGCAACTACTCCGACACAGAGTCCTCTGCTTCTACAGCCAGTCCCCCTGCACGAGGAGAGGAACAATTTTATTGCGGTGACTCCCGCAAAGCAGGCCTTACTGCTATAAACTAAGTGTAAGGGGCAGAAGTAGGAAGGGAAATCACATCCCTGACTAAACTGGTTACAAAAGTTGGGTGGGGGCTGGACCAAGG harbors:
- the MCUB gene encoding calcium uniporter regulatory subunit MCUb, mitochondrial isoform X1; translated protein: MLAGLGRAVRSGWPPAKRQPPVLLGGRDGRPPPSAPQVRLWRHAGAWRGREGAPYSTLVPSDEVTINYRHGLPVITLTLPTRSERCRFTVKPMVTTVGTFLQDVQREDKGIERAEVFATDGSKVSDATSMEVLLMNDFKLVINNTAYSVSPPVKDKLSSEHATEMEDIKSLVHRLFVALHLEDHQIRKEKELLQKLDHLKEELLPLEQMKARITDSADAKTSRLLWVGLALMSTQGGALAWLTWWVYSWDIMEPVTYFITYGSAMAFYAYFVLTKQDYIYPDAKDRQFLHYFYRKSKTHHFNVERYNKLKEDLAEAEESLRRLRQPLHLRLPIQEINDKD
- the MCUB gene encoding calcium uniporter regulatory subunit MCUb, mitochondrial isoform X2 — its product is MKTIKMREARGRDAVEKAQLLRKQMCQVRLWRHAGAWRGREGAPYSTLVPSDEVTINYRHGLPVITLTLPTRSERCRFTVKPMVTTVGTFLQDVQREDKGIERAEVFATDGSKVSDATSMEVLLMNDFKLVINNTAYSVSPPVKDKLSSEHATEMEDIKSLVHRLFVALHLEDHQIRKEKELLQKLDHLKEELLPLEQMKARITDSADAKTSRLLWVGLALMSTQGGALAWLTWWVYSWDIMEPVTYFITYGSAMAFYAYFVLTKQDYIYPDAKDRQFLHYFYRKSKTHHFNVERYNKLKEDLAEAEESLRRLRQPLHLRLPIQEINDKD